From Mytilus edulis chromosome 9, xbMytEdul2.2, whole genome shotgun sequence, the proteins below share one genomic window:
- the LOC139487510 gene encoding L-xylulose reductase-like isoform X2, translated as MAMKFDGKRALVTGAGKGFGRAIVKKLAECGAETFALSRTQADLDSLKSEVPDIKVINVDLLDWDKTREEVSKIGHIDLLVNNAGVSGKSSFIDTPKENIDMIFDVNFKGTFNVSQVIAKKMIDSGKGGSIVNLSSIMSEKAIADGCVYSTTKSAIDMLTKCMALELGPHNIRVNSVNPTVVWTDLTLKYKDELMPLLALTPMGRFPEIEDVVNAVVFLLSDQSGMISGECLRLDGGLGVH; from the exons GATTTGGTCGAGCTATTGTGAAAAAGTTAGCAGAATGTGGAGCAGAAACATTTGCACTTAGTAGAACACAGGCTGATTTAGATAGTTTAAAATCGGAG GTACCAGACATCAAAGTTATCAACGTAGACCTACTAGATTGGGATAAAACCAGAGAGGAAGTCAGTAAAATCGGACACATAGACTTACTGGTCAACAATGCTGGTGTATCTGGGAAGTCATCATTCATCGATACTCCAAAAGAAAACATTGACAT GATATTTGACGTCAACTTTAAAGGAACTTTCAACGTGTCTCAG GTTATTGCTAAGAAAATGATAGACAGTGGAAAAGGTGGAAGTATAGTTAACTTGTCCAGTATCATGTCTGAAAAGGCAATAGCTGACGGATGTGTCTATTCTACAACAAAATCAGCTATTGATATGTTAACTAAATGTATGGCATTAGAACTAGGACCTCATAAT ATAAGAGTGAATTCAGTTAATCCTACTGTGGTGTGGACGGATTTGACGCTGAAATACAAAGACGAATTAATGCCACTGCTTGCATTGACACCAATGGGAAGATTCCCAG aGATAGAAGACGTAGTTAATGCCGTAGTGTTTTTACTGAGTGACCAGAGTGGAATGATTTCTGGTGAATGTCTCCGACTTGATGGCGGATTAG GTGTACATTGA
- the LOC139487510 gene encoding L-xylulose reductase-like isoform X1 encodes MAMKFDGKRALVTGAGKGFGRAIVKKLAECGAETFALSRTQADLDSLKSEVPDIKVINVDLLDWDKTREEVSKIGHIDLLVNNAGVSGKSSFIDTPKENIDMIFDVNFKGTFNVSQVIAKKMIDSGKGGSIVNLSSIMSEKAIADGCVYSTTKSAIDMLTKCMALELGPHNIRVNSVNPTVVWTDLTLKYKDELMPLLALTPMGRFPEIEDVVNAVVFLLSDQSGMISGECLRLDGGLGVH; translated from the exons GATTTGGTCGAGCTATTGTGAAAAAGTTAGCAGAATGTGGAGCAGAAACATTTGCACTTAGTAGAACACAGGCTGATTTAGATAGTTTAAAATCGGAG GTACCAGACATCAAAGTTATCAACGTAGACCTACTAGATTGGGATAAAACCAGAGAGGAAGTCAGTAAAATCGGACACATAGACTTACTGGTCAACAATGCTGGTGTATCTGGGAAGTCATCATTCATCGATACTCCAAAAGAAAACATTGACAT GATATTTGACGTCAACTTTAAAGGAACTTTCAACGTGTCTCAG GTTATTGCTAAGAAAATGATAGACAGTGGAAAAGGTGGAAGTATAGTTAACTTGTCCAGTATCATGTCTGAAAAGGCAATAGCTGACGGATGTGTCTATTCTACAACAAAATCAGCTATTGATATGTTAACTAAATGTATGGCATTAGAACTAGGACCTCATAAT ATAAGAGTGAATTCAGTTAATCCTACTGTGGTGTGGACGGATTTGACGCTGAAATACAAAGACGAATTAATGCCACTGCTTGCATTGACACCAATGGGAAGATTCCCAG aGATAGAAGACGTAGTTAATGCCGTAGTGTTTTTACTGAGTGACCAGAGTGGAATGATTTCTGGTGAATGTCTCCGACTTGATGGCGGATTAGGTGTACATTGA